From the genome of Lagopus muta isolate bLagMut1 chromosome 22, bLagMut1 primary, whole genome shotgun sequence, one region includes:
- the LOC125703729 gene encoding T-cell surface glycoprotein CD3 gamma chain-like encodes MWNGRALGTWLLLASVAVAKLGVHGADITVKEISGKVFLQCQTTKEEQKKDIVWKKGEYPLGNMTQLDLGAIYDDPRGIYTCLLGGNDKPSPLQVYYRMCQNCIEVDAPTISGIVVADVVATVFLAIAVYCISGQDKGRMSRASDRQNLIANDQLYQPLGERNDGQYSQLATAKARK; translated from the exons ATGTGGAACGGACGGGCCCTGGGCACCTGGCTGCTGCTTGCCAGTGTGGCTGTGGCCAAGTTGGGCGTCCACG gAGCGGACATAACTGTGAAAGAAATCAGTGGGAAGGTGTTCCTGCAATGTCAAACAaccaaagaagagcaaaaaaaagacattgtaTGGAAGAAAGGCGAATATCCTTTAGGAAACATGACGCAGCTGGACTTGGGTGCAATTTACGACGATCCCAGAGGCATCTATACATGTTTGCTGGGTGGCAACGATAAACCGTCCCCTCTCCAGGTGTACTATCGAA TGTGCCAGAATTGCATTGAAGTGGACGCTCCCACCATCTCAGGGATTGTGGTCGCAGATGTTGTCGCCACTGTCTTCCTGGCAATTGCTGTGTATTGCATCAGCGGGCAAGATAAGGGCCGCATGTCACGAG CTTCTGACAGGCAGAACCTGATAGCCAATGATCAGCTCTACCAG cCCCTTGGTGAGCGGAATGATGGACAGTACAGCCAGCTGGCAACTGCCAAGGCCCGCAAGTGA
- the MPZL2 gene encoding myelin protein zero-like protein 2 isoform X1 → MRLLQDSSFVYFQPLPVFPAALWPVAAIEVYTAKEVDAVNGTKLRLKCTFSSSSPISPLLSVTWNFQPEDLSSHEPVFYYLKEPYMPSAGRFKGRVTWDGNIERYDASIIIWNLQPTDNGTFTCQVKNPRDIDGTIGEVRLRVVQKVNFSEIHFLAVAIGSACGLMIIVVTVVIICRHRRKKQQEKAIEVADTELREKEKLKNIEEKEITPLED, encoded by the exons ATGAGATTACTCCAAGACAGTAGTTTTGTTTACTTCCAACCCCTTCCTGttttccctgcagcactgtggcCTGTTGCAGCCATAGAAGTTTATACTGCTAAGGAGGTGGATGCTGTGAATGGAACTAAACTACGGCTCAAATGcaccttctccagcagcagccctatTAGCCCACTGCTGTCAGTGACCTGGAACTTCCAGCCCGAGGACCTGAGCTCTCATGAGCCG GTATTTTATTATCTCAAGGAGCCCTACATGCCGTCTGCTGGACGGTTCAAAGGACGGGTCACCTGGGATGGGAATATTGAGCGTTACGATGCCTCCATCATTATCTGGAATTTACAGCCCACTGACAATGGAACGTTCACCTGCCAAGTGAAGAACCCACGAGACATCGATGGCACCATTGGAGAAGTGCGACTCAGAGTTGTGCAGAAAG TGAATTTCTCGGAAATCCACTTCCTTGCCGTAGCCATTGGGTCTGCCTGTGGtttgatgatcattgtggtgaCAGTTGTGATTATCTGTCGACATCGTCGGAAGAAACAGCAAGAGAAGGCGATCGAGGTGGCAGACACTGAACT tagagaaaaggagaagctgaagaatatagaagagaaggaaatcaCTCCATTAGAAGATTAG
- the SCN2B gene encoding sodium channel subunit beta-2 isoform X2 produces MSPDAWLPQPVLCLSALSLLFSLVPTGLGMEVMAPPIINAMNGSSVKLSCTFNSCYKVENKQFSLNWTYQACMNCSEELFLQFRMKIMNKQLERFGNRVEFTGNPTKNDVSFTLNNVQLEDEGTYNCYVLNPPDRQRGHASISLKVLTEEPPKRDSTVAVIVGASVGGFLAVVILVLMVVKCVRRKKQQRLNTDDQKTEEEGKTDGEGNPEEGTK; encoded by the exons ATGAGCCCGGATGCCtggctccctcagcctgtcctgtgcctctctgccctcagcctgctgtTCTCGCTGG TTCCCACAGGGCTGGGAATGGAGGTGATGGCTCCCCCCATCATCAACGCCATGAATGGCAGCTCTGTAAAGCTCTCCTGCACCTTCAACTCCTGCTACAAGGTGGAGAACAAGCAGTTCTCCCTCAACTGGACGTACCAGGCGTGCATGAACTGCTCTGAGGAGCTG TTCCTTCAGTTCCGGATGAAGATCATGAACAAGCAGCTGGAGCGCTTCGGGAACCGGGTGGAGTTCACTGGGAACCCCACCAAGAACGACGTGTCCTTCACCCTCAACAACGTGCAGCTGGAGGACGAGGGCACCTACAACTGCTACGTCCTCAACCCCCCGGACCGGCAGCGGGGCCACGCCAGCATCAGCCTGAAGGTGCTCACCGAAG AACCCCCAAAGCGCGATTCGACGGTGGCTGTCATCGTGGGTGCCTCCGTGGGCGGCTTCCTGGCCGTGGTCATCCTGGTGCTGATGGTGGTGAAGTGCGTGCGTcggaaaaagcagcagaggctgaacacGGATGATCAGAAAacggaggaggaaggaaagacgGACGGCGAAGGCAACCCGGAGGAGGGCACCAAGTAA
- the LOC125703725 gene encoding junctional adhesion molecule-like: MKVLLGLALVLTLLGRSSSLTGWVFTEPWLHASAGDSVLLRCLFQDPEATGWTVTKVDWLRVPVAGKQKEEMVFYYYSNSSVPVGRFQDRVRWQGDVSCWDGSIQLQDVQVNDSGMYTCEIRLFQHGSIFKNHTMLRVSPATQRDRGAESAQVQGRTGVWAVTVCCSAVAVVLAFLAGLNLRKRSAATTALERARNDGSKDKAKEGLYSSIPEAEVPKADQDAGKKRRAEETYITMHPSILHENGIYVELARGVIPAEWMAEGRRDGGHSEQPYSQPQQELPHVPERGK, translated from the exons ATGAAGGTGCTACTGGGCCTGGCTCTGGTGCTGACATTACTGG ggaggagcagcagcttgaCTGGATGGGTGTTCACAGAGCCCTGGCTCCATGCTAGCGCTGGAGATTCCGTCCTGCTGCGCTGCCTCTTCCAAGACCCAGAGGCCACGGGCTGGACGGTGACCAAAGTGGACTGGCTGCGTGTGCCAGTGGCTGGCAAACAGAAG GAGGAGATGGTATTTTATTACTACAGCAACTCTAGTGTCCCTGTGGGCCGTTTCCAAGACCGGGTGCGGTGGCAGGGGGACGTCTCGTGCTGGGATGGCTCTATCCAGCTGCAGGACGTGCAGGTGAATGACAGTGGCATGTACACGTGTGAGATCCGTCTGTTTCAGCACGGCAGCATCTTCAAGAACCACACGATGCTGCGTGTCAGCCCTGCAACACAGAGAG ATAGAGGAGCAGAGAGTGCCCAAGTCCAGGGGCGCACTGGAGTTTGGGCTGTGACCGTGTGCTGCAGCGCCGTGGCCGTGGTGCTGGCTTTCCTGGCAGGACTCAACCTGAGGAAGAG GTCTGCAGCCACCACGGCCCTGGAGAGAGCCAGAAATGATGGCAGCAAGGACAAAGCCAAG GAAGGGCTTTACTCCTCGATCCCTGAAGCTGAGGTGCCTAAGGCTGATCAGGatgcagggaagaaaaggagagctgAGGAGACCTACATCACCATG CATCCCTCCATCCTCCATGAGAATGGCATCTACGTGGAGCTGGCCAGGGGGGTGATCCCAGCAGAGTGGATGGCAGAAGGCAGACGGGATGGTGGGCACAGCGAGCAGCCCTACAGCCAACCCCAGCAGGAACTTCCTCATGTCCCAGAGAGGGGGAAATAG
- the LOC125703730 gene encoding T-cell surface glycoprotein CD3 epsilon chain, which yields MRCEVPLPLLGLLLCVVGAAAQEDQNEFTVEISGTTVTITCPFSGDNVNWKPDGLKAKGNKYTIENHDSSPLTVSCEESGKKHALYLNAKVCTNCEELDTLTVTGIIIADLLITLGVLILVHYFSKNKKGQSRAAAGSRPRAQKMQRPPPVPNPDYEPIRKGQREVYAGLEHRGF from the exons ATGAGGTGTGAGGTGCCCCTGCCCCTCCTGGGCCTCCTGCTGTGTGTGG ttggtgcagcagctcaggagg ACCAAAATGAATTCACAGTGGAGATTTCTGGAACCACAGTGACAATCACATgtcccttctctggagacaaCGTAAATTGGAAGCCAGATGGGTTAAAAGCAAAAGGCAATAAGTACACTATAGAGAATCATGACAGCTCTCCTCTCACTGTGTCTTGTGAAGAAAGTGGTAAAAAGCATGCACTGTACCTGAATGCCAAAG TGTGCACAAACTGTGAGGAGCTGGATACCTTGACTGTGACAGGGATCATCATCGCGGATCTCCTCATCACCTTGGGGGTACTGATTTTGGTCCATTACTTCAGCAAAAACAAGAAGGGGCAGTcgagagctgcagctggcagtcGGCCACGAG CTCAGAAGATGCAACGTCCTCCTCCTGTTCCAAACCCAGACTACGAG CCCATCAGGAAAGGCCAGCGAGAAGTGTATGCAGGCCTGGAACACAGGGGCTTCTGA
- the SCN2B gene encoding sodium channel subunit beta-2 isoform X1 — MSPDAWLPQPVLCLSALSLLFSLVPTGLGMEVMAPPIINAMNGSSVKLSCTFNSCYKVENKQFSLNWTYQACMNCSEELFLQFRMKIMNKQLERFGNRVEFTGNPTKNDVSFTLNNVQLEDEGTYNCYVLNPPDRQRGHASISLKVLTEEPPKRDSTVAVIVGASVGGFLAVVILVLMVVKCVRRKKQQRLNTDDQKTEEEGKTDGEGNPEEGTNGGEKEQRVPGWSGAAINPSPGPRTALPGS, encoded by the exons ATGAGCCCGGATGCCtggctccctcagcctgtcctgtgcctctctgccctcagcctgctgtTCTCGCTGG TTCCCACAGGGCTGGGAATGGAGGTGATGGCTCCCCCCATCATCAACGCCATGAATGGCAGCTCTGTAAAGCTCTCCTGCACCTTCAACTCCTGCTACAAGGTGGAGAACAAGCAGTTCTCCCTCAACTGGACGTACCAGGCGTGCATGAACTGCTCTGAGGAGCTG TTCCTTCAGTTCCGGATGAAGATCATGAACAAGCAGCTGGAGCGCTTCGGGAACCGGGTGGAGTTCACTGGGAACCCCACCAAGAACGACGTGTCCTTCACCCTCAACAACGTGCAGCTGGAGGACGAGGGCACCTACAACTGCTACGTCCTCAACCCCCCGGACCGGCAGCGGGGCCACGCCAGCATCAGCCTGAAGGTGCTCACCGAAG AACCCCCAAAGCGCGATTCGACGGTGGCTGTCATCGTGGGTGCCTCCGTGGGCGGCTTCCTGGCCGTGGTCATCCTGGTGCTGATGGTGGTGAAGTGCGTGCGTcggaaaaagcagcagaggctgaacacGGATGATCAGAAAacggaggaggaaggaaagacgGACGGCGAAGGCAACCCGGAGGAGGGCACCAA TGGCGGGGAGAAGGAGCAGCGCGTGCCGGGATGGAGCGGCGCAGCCATCAACCCGAGCCCAGGACCCAGAACTGCCCTCCCCGGCTCCTGA
- the MPZL2 gene encoding myelin protein zero-like protein 2 isoform X2: protein MRLLQDSSFVYFQPLPVFPAALWPVAAIEVYTAKEVDAVNGTKLRLKCTFSSSSPISPLLSVTWNFQPEDLSSHEPVFYYLKEPYMPSAGRFKGRVTWDGNIERYDASIIIWNLQPTDNGTFTCQVKNPRDIDGTIGEVRLRVVQKVNFSEIHFLAVAIGSACGLMIIVVTVVIICRHRRKKQQEKAIEVADTELEKEKLKNIEEKEITPLED from the exons ATGAGATTACTCCAAGACAGTAGTTTTGTTTACTTCCAACCCCTTCCTGttttccctgcagcactgtggcCTGTTGCAGCCATAGAAGTTTATACTGCTAAGGAGGTGGATGCTGTGAATGGAACTAAACTACGGCTCAAATGcaccttctccagcagcagccctatTAGCCCACTGCTGTCAGTGACCTGGAACTTCCAGCCCGAGGACCTGAGCTCTCATGAGCCG GTATTTTATTATCTCAAGGAGCCCTACATGCCGTCTGCTGGACGGTTCAAAGGACGGGTCACCTGGGATGGGAATATTGAGCGTTACGATGCCTCCATCATTATCTGGAATTTACAGCCCACTGACAATGGAACGTTCACCTGCCAAGTGAAGAACCCACGAGACATCGATGGCACCATTGGAGAAGTGCGACTCAGAGTTGTGCAGAAAG TGAATTTCTCGGAAATCCACTTCCTTGCCGTAGCCATTGGGTCTGCCTGTGGtttgatgatcattgtggtgaCAGTTGTGATTATCTGTCGACATCGTCGGAAGAAACAGCAAGAGAAGGCGATCGAGGTGGCAGACACTGAACT agaaaaggagaagctgaagaatatagaagagaaggaaatcaCTCCATTAGAAGATTAG
- the MPZL2 gene encoding myelin protein zero-like protein 2 isoform X3 yields the protein MPSPSWLGAVLILGVQLRALWPVAAIEVYTAKEVDAVNGTKLRLKCTFSSSSPISPLLSVTWNFQPEDLSSHEPVFYYLKEPYMPSAGRFKGRVTWDGNIERYDASIIIWNLQPTDNGTFTCQVKNPRDIDGTIGEVRLRVVQKVNFSEIHFLAVAIGSACGLMIIVVTVVIICRHRRKKQQEKAIEVADTELREKEKLKNIEEKEITPLED from the exons ATGCCTAGCCCCAGctggctgggggctgtgctcaTCCTTGGGGTACAGCTCCGAG cactgtggcCTGTTGCAGCCATAGAAGTTTATACTGCTAAGGAGGTGGATGCTGTGAATGGAACTAAACTACGGCTCAAATGcaccttctccagcagcagccctatTAGCCCACTGCTGTCAGTGACCTGGAACTTCCAGCCCGAGGACCTGAGCTCTCATGAGCCG GTATTTTATTATCTCAAGGAGCCCTACATGCCGTCTGCTGGACGGTTCAAAGGACGGGTCACCTGGGATGGGAATATTGAGCGTTACGATGCCTCCATCATTATCTGGAATTTACAGCCCACTGACAATGGAACGTTCACCTGCCAAGTGAAGAACCCACGAGACATCGATGGCACCATTGGAGAAGTGCGACTCAGAGTTGTGCAGAAAG TGAATTTCTCGGAAATCCACTTCCTTGCCGTAGCCATTGGGTCTGCCTGTGGtttgatgatcattgtggtgaCAGTTGTGATTATCTGTCGACATCGTCGGAAGAAACAGCAAGAGAAGGCGATCGAGGTGGCAGACACTGAACT tagagaaaaggagaagctgaagaatatagaagagaaggaaatcaCTCCATTAGAAGATTAG
- the MPZL3 gene encoding myelin protein zero-like protein 3, whose translation MRGGEVVWVAEVGFLVPRGALLLLGICGALSLDIKTSPEVRGYVGEQVVLKCSFKSSSPISESLTIDWTYRPLSGGRMETVFHYQSVAYPPSTGRFKDRISWLGNAAEGDASIAIESPSVSDNGTFICSVKNPPDVYHNIPQTVLIVTERGFSFQLTSVTLLSIVVFIPSTVVVVLMLVRMGRKSGLIKEKKKPGCKKSSVEESESEYTESCIGRLKTCCLNCVDTDEEEPY comes from the exons ATGCGGGGCGGCGAGGTGGTGTGGGTGGCCGAAGTCGGCTTTCTCGTTCCTCGgggggctctgctcctgctcg GTATCTGTGGTGCTCTTTCTCTGGATATTAAAACCAGTCCGGAGGTGCGAGGTTACGTGGGTGAACAAGTAGTGCTGAAATGCTCATTCAAATCCAGTTCTCCCATCTCTGAGAGTCTGACGATAGACTGGACATACCGGCCCCTTTCTGGTGGTCGGATGGAGACA GTTTTTCACTATCAGTCTGTTGCATACCCACCATCGACAGGAAGGTTCAAAGACAGGATATCCTGGCTTGGGAATGCTGCTGAGGGTGATGCTTCCATTGCTATCGAAAGTCCATCTGTGAGTGACAACGGGACGTTCATCTGCAGTGTGAAGAACCCTCCAGATGTATACCATAACATTCCCCAGACCGTGCTGATTGTTACAGAGAGGG gcttttctttccagctgacTTCAGTGACGCTGCTGTCCATTGTAGTGTTCATCCCTTCCACTGTTGTGGTGGTTCTGATGTTGGTGAGGATGGGAAGGAAATCTGGACtgataaaagagaagaaaaaacctgGCTGCAAGAAATCCTCTGTTGAAGAATCTGA GTCCGAATATACAGAGAGCTGCATAGGCAGACTCAAAACCTGCTGTTTGAACTGTGTG GACACAGATGAGGAAGAGCCGTACTGA